One Salvelinus sp. IW2-2015 linkage group LG35, ASM291031v2, whole genome shotgun sequence DNA segment encodes these proteins:
- the shc1 gene encoding SHC-transforming protein 1 isoform X1, giving the protein MNRLGGASRRARVEGGQLGGDEWTRHGSFVNKPTRGWLHSDHVVSTTGVAYSVRYMGCVEVLQSMRALDFNTRTQVTREAISVVCEAVPGAKGAQRKRKPSSRCMTSILGKRNLQFAGMTISLTVSTSSLNLLASDCKQDTAEYVAYVAKDPVNQRACHILECSEGLAQEVISTIGQAFELRFKQYLKNPPKLVTPHDRMAPFDGSAWEEEEDEGAPPPADVPYYNNFPGKQPPPGGLVDMRARPGATLPYGQPGQNDIHKQPLPPLPIVSVGAKEGGRDLCDDPSYVNVDKPRPTTAAANGNAHRDAFDMKPFDDSLGVSGLGVSAAPPLVEQLQCEAWFHGSLSRRQAERLLTRDGDFLVRESGTTPGQYVLTGQQGGQPKHLLLVDPEGVVRTKDHHFESVSHLISYHMDNRLPIVSAGSEVCLQQPVEHRA; this is encoded by the exons ATGAACCGGCTGGGTGGGGCGTCCAGGAGGGCGCGGGTGGAGGGGGGGCAGCTGGGGGGAGATGAGTGGACGCGCCACGGCTCCTTCGTCAACAAGCCCACCAGAGGATGGCTACACTCAGACCACGTGGTCAGCACCACTGGGGTTGCCTACTCAGTACGG TATATGGGCTGTGTGGAGGTGCTACAGTCTATGAGGGCACTGGACTTCAACACCAGAACTCAGGTCACCAG AGAGGCTATCTCAGTGGTGTGTGAGGCAGTGCCTGGAGCCAAAGGAGCCCAACGCAAGAGAAAG ccGTCGTCTCGCTGTATGACGTCCATTCTGGGGAAACGTAACCTGCAGTTTGCTGGGATGACCATCAGCCTGACGGTCTCTACCAGCAGCCTCAACCTGCTGGCCTCCGACTGCaaacag gacACAGCAGAGTATGTAGCATACGTGGCCAAAGATCCAGTCAACCAGAGAG CGTGTCATATCCTGGAGTGTTCGGAGGGCTTGGCCCAGGAAGTCATCAGTACGATAGGGCAGGCCTTCGAACTGCGCTTCAAACAATACCTGAAGAACCCCCCCAAACTGGTCACCCCccatgacag GATGGCTCCGTTTGACGGTTCAGcgtgggaggaagaggaagatgagggagCACCGCCCCCTGCAGATGTTCCGTACTATAATAACTTCCCCGGGAAACAACCTCCTCCTGGGGGACTGGTGGACATGAGGGCCCGCCCTGGGGCTACGCTG cccTATGGACAGCCGGGTCAGAATGATATTCACAAGCAGCCGCTTCCCCCTCTACCAA TTGTTTCAGTGGGAGCAAAGGAGGGAGGGCGGGACCTGTGTGATGACCCCTCATACGTCAATGTGGATAAACCCCGCCCCACAACAGCTGCAGCCAATGGCAACGCTCACAGAGATGCGTTCGACATGA aGCCGTTTGATGATTCCCTGGGTGTATCAGGTCTGGGGGTCTCAGCGGCGCCCCCTYTGGTGGAACAGCTGCAGTGCGAGGCCTGGTTCCACGGCAGCCTGAGTCGCAGGCAGGCTGAGAGACTGCTGACCCGTGATGGAGACTTCCTGGTCCGAGAGTCAGGCACCACCCCTGGACAGTACGTCCTCACTGGACAACAGGGGGGTCAGCCCAAGCACCTACTACTGGTCGACCCAGAGGGAGTG GTACGTACCAAAGACCACCACTTTGAGAGTGTGAGCCACCTGATCAGTTACCACATGGACAACAGACTGCCCATCGTATCAGCAGGCAGTGAGGTGTGTCTGCAACAACCAGTGGAGCACAgggcctga
- the shc1 gene encoding SHC-transforming protein 1 isoform X2, which produces MNRLGGASRRARVEGGQLGGDEWTRHGSFVNKPTRGWLHSDHVVSTTGVAYSVRYMGCVEVLQSMRALDFNTRTQVTREAISVVCEAVPGAKGAQRKRKPSSRCMTSILGKRNLQFAGMTISLTVSTSSLNLLASDCKQDTAEYVAYVAKDPVNQRACHILECSEGLAQEVISTIGQAFELRFKQYLKNPPKLVTPHDRMAPFDGSAWEEEEDEGAPPPADVPYYNNFPGKQPPPGGLVDMRARPGATLPYGQPGQNDIHKQPLPPLPMGAKEGGRDLCDDPSYVNVDKPRPTTAAANGNAHRDAFDMKPFDDSLGVSGLGVSAAPPLVEQLQCEAWFHGSLSRRQAERLLTRDGDFLVRESGTTPGQYVLTGQQGGQPKHLLLVDPEGVVRTKDHHFESVSHLISYHMDNRLPIVSAGSEVCLQQPVEHRA; this is translated from the exons ATGAACCGGCTGGGTGGGGCGTCCAGGAGGGCGCGGGTGGAGGGGGGGCAGCTGGGGGGAGATGAGTGGACGCGCCACGGCTCCTTCGTCAACAAGCCCACCAGAGGATGGCTACACTCAGACCACGTGGTCAGCACCACTGGGGTTGCCTACTCAGTACGG TATATGGGCTGTGTGGAGGTGCTACAGTCTATGAGGGCACTGGACTTCAACACCAGAACTCAGGTCACCAG AGAGGCTATCTCAGTGGTGTGTGAGGCAGTGCCTGGAGCCAAAGGAGCCCAACGCAAGAGAAAG ccGTCGTCTCGCTGTATGACGTCCATTCTGGGGAAACGTAACCTGCAGTTTGCTGGGATGACCATCAGCCTGACGGTCTCTACCAGCAGCCTCAACCTGCTGGCCTCCGACTGCaaacag gacACAGCAGAGTATGTAGCATACGTGGCCAAAGATCCAGTCAACCAGAGAG CGTGTCATATCCTGGAGTGTTCGGAGGGCTTGGCCCAGGAAGTCATCAGTACGATAGGGCAGGCCTTCGAACTGCGCTTCAAACAATACCTGAAGAACCCCCCCAAACTGGTCACCCCccatgacag GATGGCTCCGTTTGACGGTTCAGcgtgggaggaagaggaagatgagggagCACCGCCCCCTGCAGATGTTCCGTACTATAATAACTTCCCCGGGAAACAACCTCCTCCTGGGGGACTGGTGGACATGAGGGCCCGCCCTGGGGCTACGCTG cccTATGGACAGCCGGGTCAGAATGATATTCACAAGCAGCCGCTTCCCCCTCTACCAA TGGGAGCAAAGGAGGGAGGGCGGGACCTGTGTGATGACCCCTCATACGTCAATGTGGATAAACCCCGCCCCACAACAGCTGCAGCCAATGGCAACGCTCACAGAGATGCGTTCGACATGA aGCCGTTTGATGATTCCCTGGGTGTATCAGGTCTGGGGGTCTCAGCGGCGCCCCCTYTGGTGGAACAGCTGCAGTGCGAGGCCTGGTTCCACGGCAGCCTGAGTCGCAGGCAGGCTGAGAGACTGCTGACCCGTGATGGAGACTTCCTGGTCCGAGAGTCAGGCACCACCCCTGGACAGTACGTCCTCACTGGACAACAGGGGGGTCAGCCCAAGCACCTACTACTGGTCGACCCAGAGGGAGTG GTACGTACCAAAGACCACCACTTTGAGAGTGTGAGCCACCTGATCAGTTACCACATGGACAACAGACTGCCCATCGTATCAGCAGGCAGTGAGGTGTGTCTGCAACAACCAGTGGAGCACAgggcctga